From Candidatus Rokuibacteriota bacterium, one genomic window encodes:
- a CDS encoding alpha/beta fold hydrolase — MKTNYRLEGPSGAPVVTLTHPLGATLALWDDHVAALTKRFRVLRYDVRGHGGSENPPGPYTLEQMAGDLFDLLDFLGIEETHFVGVSMGGLIGMTAALTRPSRIQSLVLCDTTACYGPAVRPMWDDRIRVAESDGMTAALVDRTMAIWFTEAFRARHPDVVERIATMLRKSDPRGYAAAIRAIGFVDLTDRIGAIRCPALVVVGEQDPGTPPAMARVILERIAGSELLILQGAMHCAVVEDSERFLHALLEFLAARP; from the coding sequence ATGAAGACCAACTACCGCCTCGAAGGCCCTTCCGGCGCGCCCGTCGTCACGCTGACCCACCCGCTGGGCGCCACGCTCGCCCTCTGGGACGACCACGTGGCGGCCCTCACGAAGCGCTTCCGCGTCCTGCGTTACGACGTGCGCGGCCACGGCGGCTCCGAGAATCCGCCGGGCCCCTACACCCTCGAGCAGATGGCGGGCGATCTCTTCGATCTCCTGGATTTCCTCGGCATAGAGGAGACGCACTTCGTGGGCGTCTCCATGGGCGGGCTCATCGGCATGACCGCGGCGCTCACGCGTCCGTCGAGGATCCAGAGCCTCGTGCTCTGCGACACCACTGCCTGCTACGGCCCCGCCGTGCGCCCGATGTGGGATGACCGCATCCGCGTGGCAGAGAGCGATGGCATGACCGCGGCCCTCGTCGACCGCACCATGGCGATCTGGTTTACCGAGGCGTTCCGCGCCCGACACCCGGACGTGGTCGAGCGCATCGCCACTATGCTGCGCAAGAGCGACCCGCGCGGCTACGCCGCCGCCATCCGCGCCATCGGCTTCGTGGACCTGACGGACCGCATCGGCGCCATCCGCTGCCCGGCGCTGGTCGTGGTCGGCGAGCAGGACCCCGGCACCCCGCCCGCCATGGCCCGCGTCATCCTCGAGCGCATCGCGGGCTCGGAGCTGCTCATTCTCCAAGGCGCCATGCACTGCGCCGTCGTCGAAGACTCCGAGCGCTTCCTCCACGCCCTCCTGGAATTTCTCGCGGCACGCCCGTAG